One genomic segment of Culturomica massiliensis includes these proteins:
- a CDS encoding transglutaminase-like domain-containing protein — translation MKIMIRVVCSLILAVAVLTACKKEKHFLTDETYRKTVLQDFEGKKLLLSDAPENLFAVFDEPMTLEEREALQFLYAYAPLADLAWYGGEFLLKNVRMSFQLREEMPWGRHIPEDIFRHFVLPVRGHNEGLDSSRFVFYRELKDRVTACPTMEEAALEVNHWCHEKAIYQPTNARTCAPLTMTTTAYGRCGEESVFTLAAMRSVGIPARQVYTPRWAHCDDNHAWVEVWVDGQWKYLGACEPEPRLDIAWFTAPVRRGLYMEARVFGKYPANEEVVATNANLTSVNVTGNYTGVKKVVVSVQDTDRMPVAGAVVQYKIYNYGEYYPAVTLTADEAGKSSLTVGLGDWIVWAYKDGNYGFAELRAATADTVVIVLDKKESEAYRDVFDIVPPPEKEYQALTTDTERALNDRRFMYEDSLRNAYIATFMNKEEARQLAEEWGYDPDSFFRYIKTARGNYKEIVRFLESVKDQSTVQKRTALDLLGVLQDKDLQDITAVILSDHLHEARKYAETPVYAEYNLSGMAYPVFYKNYILNPRIRNEFITAYREPLAAYLQNENIRTPEDLTDWMQKIRLNDSINTINFVTPPVGVLRAMVTDTRSKEVFFVAACRTLGIAARLNPLNGKPEYNAGEGWRPVVFAREQGVMPKGKLMIHNVGKSISDPVYYTHFTISKIENGQAHLIDLGSNSQVDMGGGMNYSAIFKEPVELENGDYILVTGNRKSDGSVLSGITSFRVESGKLTEVDMEIRKVVESLKTLGIIDTKVKYMPEEGPEMKYLPLPVKGYTALALIGANQEPTNHLLRDMSGMKADFEAKGIPMLFLFTDRTQAGKFSRHDFRPLPSNLLLGYDNDGTILQMLETRLKLKNAGNLPLIVMVNAKGEVVFLSQGYRVGLGNQLIKYME, via the coding sequence ATGAAAATAATGATTCGCGTGGTGTGCAGCCTGATACTGGCTGTAGCCGTATTGACAGCCTGTAAGAAGGAAAAGCATTTTCTTACGGATGAAACTTACCGGAAAACGGTGTTGCAGGATTTTGAAGGTAAAAAATTGTTGTTATCGGATGCTCCGGAAAATCTGTTTGCCGTATTCGATGAACCGATGACGCTGGAAGAACGGGAGGCTCTTCAATTTTTGTATGCTTATGCACCTTTGGCTGATTTGGCCTGGTATGGAGGGGAGTTTTTATTGAAGAATGTAAGGATGTCATTCCAATTGAGGGAAGAGATGCCTTGGGGTAGGCATATCCCGGAAGATATTTTCCGGCATTTTGTATTACCGGTACGGGGACATAACGAGGGATTGGATTCGTCGCGCTTTGTATTTTATCGGGAGTTGAAAGATCGGGTCACGGCCTGCCCTACTATGGAAGAAGCTGCTCTGGAAGTCAACCACTGGTGTCATGAGAAGGCCATTTATCAGCCTACGAATGCGCGGACCTGTGCTCCTTTGACAATGACGACAACGGCTTACGGACGTTGCGGGGAGGAATCGGTGTTTACGTTGGCCGCTATGCGTTCGGTCGGAATACCTGCCCGGCAGGTGTATACTCCGCGTTGGGCGCACTGTGACGATAATCATGCCTGGGTGGAAGTATGGGTCGACGGGCAGTGGAAATACCTGGGGGCTTGTGAGCCCGAACCCCGCCTGGATATTGCTTGGTTTACCGCACCGGTACGACGGGGATTGTATATGGAAGCCCGGGTTTTCGGTAAATATCCGGCAAACGAAGAGGTGGTAGCAACGAATGCAAATTTGACGAGTGTCAATGTTACGGGTAATTATACCGGAGTAAAAAAGGTCGTTGTCTCAGTACAGGATACGGATAGAATGCCTGTGGCCGGAGCTGTTGTACAATATAAGATATATAATTACGGAGAATATTATCCGGCTGTGACTTTAACGGCCGATGAGGCCGGAAAGTCGTCTTTAACGGTCGGTTTGGGCGATTGGATTGTCTGGGCTTATAAAGATGGAAATTACGGTTTTGCAGAATTACGGGCGGCAACTGCCGATACCGTTGTGATTGTTCTCGATAAGAAAGAAAGTGAAGCATACCGGGATGTGTTCGATATTGTACCGCCCCCGGAAAAAGAATATCAGGCTTTGACTACAGATACCGAACGGGCATTGAATGACCGTCGTTTTATGTATGAAGATTCCTTACGAAACGCATATATCGCTACGTTTATGAATAAGGAGGAAGCCCGGCAACTGGCGGAAGAGTGGGGCTATGATCCGGATTCGTTTTTCAGGTATATCAAAACTGCCCGGGGAAATTATAAGGAAATCGTCCGGTTTTTGGAATCGGTAAAGGATCAGAGTACGGTTCAGAAGAGAACAGCCTTGGATTTGCTCGGTGTTTTACAGGATAAAGATTTACAGGATATTACCGCTGTTATTTTGTCGGATCACCTGCATGAGGCCCGGAAGTATGCTGAAACTCCTGTTTACGCCGAATATAATTTATCCGGTATGGCGTACCCTGTTTTCTATAAAAATTATATTTTAAATCCCCGGATCAGGAACGAGTTTATCACGGCTTACCGGGAGCCGTTAGCTGCTTATTTGCAGAATGAAAACATCAGAACCCCGGAGGACCTGACCGATTGGATGCAGAAAATCCGGTTAAACGATTCTATAAATACGATTAATTTCGTGACTCCTCCTGTCGGAGTATTGCGGGCAATGGTTACCGATACCCGCTCTAAGGAGGTGTTTTTTGTGGCGGCCTGTCGTACTTTGGGGATTGCTGCCCGCTTGAATCCTTTGAACGGCAAGCCGGAGTATAACGCAGGTGAAGGCTGGCGCCCGGTTGTGTTTGCGAGGGAGCAGGGGGTGATGCCTAAAGGCAAGCTGATGATCCATAATGTGGGAAAAAGTATTTCAGATCCCGTTTATTATACGCATTTTACAATTTCTAAAATTGAAAACGGTCAGGCTCACTTGATCGATTTGGGTAGCAATTCGCAAGTCGATATGGGAGGTGGAATGAATTACAGTGCAATATTTAAAGAGCCGGTGGAATTGGAAAACGGAGATTATATTCTGGTAACGGGGAACCGGAAAAGTGACGGTTCGGTGTTGTCCGGCATTACTTCTTTCCGGGTGGAGTCGGGGAAACTGACGGAGGTGGATATGGAGATAAGAAAGGTGGTTGAGTCGTTGAAAACATTGGGTATAATCGATACAAAAGTAAAATATATGCCGGAAGAAGGTCCGGAGATGAAGTATTTACCGTTGCCAGTCAAAGGATATACGGCACTGGCGCTTATTGGGGCAAATCAGGAGCCGACCAATCATTTACTTCGGGATATGAGTGGGATGAAGGCTGATTTTGAGGCGAAAGGGATACCTATGTTGTTTTTGTTTACAGACCGCACACAGGCCGGGAAGTTTTCACGGCATGATTTCAGGCCCTTGCCTTCGAATTTGTTGCTCGGATATGATAATGACGGGACGATTTTACAGATGCTGGAAACCCGTTTGAAATTGAAAAATGCAGGAAATCTGCCTTTGATCGTTATGGTAAATGCGAAGGGTGAGGTTGTCTTTTTATCCCAGGGTTATCGGGTCGGATTAGGGAATCAGCTTATTAAATATATGGAATAA
- the serC gene encoding 3-phosphoserine/phosphohydroxythreonine transaminase, whose product MRKHIFNAGPCKLPDSTLKNTAAAVLEFGNTGQSIMEVSHRSADFQAVYDEAVALFKEVLNIPEGYHVLFLGGGASMQFCMIPYNFLKKKAAYVNTGTWSTAAIKEAKLWGEVEVVASSEADGFTYYPEFTIPADVDYMHITSNNTIRGTEIFKDPVSPVPLLADMSSDICSRPVDVSKYAMIYGGCQKNLGPAGVTFVIIKDEFLKHVVADRPIPTMLKYQTHVDKESMYNTPPCINIFGVKETLKWVKEMGGVKEMEKRAIERADAIYNYLETSKVFRPVVKEGSRSRMNIPFLLREGYEALEKDFLDFCKTKNIVGVKGHRSVGGFRASTYNACTMDDVNALLAAMTEFEKAHIK is encoded by the coding sequence ATGAGAAAGCATATTTTTAACGCCGGGCCGTGTAAGTTGCCCGATTCTACATTGAAGAATACAGCAGCTGCCGTATTGGAATTTGGTAATACCGGTCAGTCTATCATGGAGGTATCCCACCGTTCGGCTGATTTTCAGGCTGTATATGATGAAGCTGTGGCTTTGTTTAAAGAAGTATTGAATATTCCGGAAGGATACCATGTACTTTTCTTAGGAGGTGGTGCCAGTATGCAATTCTGCATGATTCCGTATAACTTCTTGAAAAAGAAAGCTGCTTATGTAAATACAGGAACCTGGTCTACGGCGGCTATCAAAGAAGCTAAGCTTTGGGGTGAAGTAGAGGTTGTGGCTTCTTCTGAAGCAGACGGTTTTACTTACTATCCCGAATTTACGATTCCTGCGGACGTGGATTATATGCATATCACTTCTAATAATACGATCCGTGGTACGGAAATTTTTAAAGATCCGGTTTCTCCGGTACCCTTGTTGGCCGATATGTCTTCAGATATATGCAGTCGTCCGGTAGATGTTTCCAAATATGCAATGATCTACGGCGGTTGCCAGAAGAACCTCGGACCTGCCGGTGTAACTTTTGTTATTATTAAGGATGAATTCCTGAAACATGTGGTTGCTGACAGACCTATTCCTACGATGTTGAAATACCAGACCCATGTGGACAAGGAATCTATGTATAACACACCTCCTTGTATCAATATCTTCGGTGTAAAAGAAACCTTGAAGTGGGTAAAAGAAATGGGTGGTGTGAAAGAGATGGAGAAACGTGCTATCGAAAGAGCTGACGCAATTTACAATTACTTGGAAACCAGTAAGGTATTCCGTCCGGTTGTCAAAGAAGGCTCTCGTTCCCGTATGAATATTCCTTTCTTATTGAGAGAAGGATATGAGGCATTGGAAAAAGATTTTCTGGATTTCTGTAAGACCAAGAATATCGTAGGTGTGAAAGGTCACCGTTCAGTGGGTGGTTTCCGTGCATCTACCTATAATGCTTGTACGATGGATGATGTGAATGCTTTGTTGGCTGCAATGACAGAATTCGAAAAAGCACATATAAAATAA
- a CDS encoding 3-phosphoglycerate dehydrogenase: MTKVLIATDKPFAAVAVKGIREIVEAQGYELVLLEKYTSQDELIAAVADVDAMIIRSDKATKEVIDAAKNLKVIVRAGAGYDNIDLQACTDRGIVAMNTPGQNSNAVAELVFGMMVYMARNFYNGKSGVELKGKKIGIHAYGNVGQNVGRVAKGFGMEVYAFDPFMTDEQIKAAGAIPLHSVEEMYGMCNYVSLHIPATEKTKKSINYELVNRMPKGAVLVNTARKEVIDEEGLLKLMADRPDFKYISDIAPDNAAEYAPFEGRYFFTPKKMGAQTEEANINAGLAAARQIVAYLEHGDAKFKVNK; encoded by the coding sequence ATGACAAAAGTATTAATTGCTACCGATAAACCTTTTGCTGCGGTTGCTGTAAAAGGGATCCGTGAAATCGTAGAAGCCCAGGGTTATGAACTGGTATTATTGGAAAAATATACTTCTCAGGACGAATTGATTGCTGCGGTTGCTGATGTGGATGCTATGATCATCCGTTCAGATAAAGCTACCAAAGAGGTGATCGATGCTGCGAAGAACCTGAAAGTAATTGTACGTGCCGGAGCCGGGTATGACAATATCGATTTGCAGGCTTGCACGGATCGGGGTATTGTCGCTATGAATACTCCGGGACAGAATTCAAATGCCGTTGCCGAATTGGTATTTGGTATGATGGTTTATATGGCCCGTAATTTCTATAACGGGAAATCGGGAGTTGAACTGAAAGGTAAAAAGATCGGTATTCACGCTTACGGGAATGTCGGACAAAATGTCGGACGTGTCGCTAAGGGCTTCGGAATGGAGGTATATGCGTTCGATCCGTTTATGACCGACGAGCAAATCAAAGCTGCCGGAGCTATTCCATTGCATTCGGTAGAAGAGATGTACGGTATGTGTAATTATGTTTCTTTGCATATTCCGGCTACGGAGAAGACGAAAAAATCAATCAATTATGAATTGGTTAACCGGATGCCGAAAGGAGCTGTATTGGTAAATACGGCCCGTAAAGAAGTAATCGATGAGGAAGGTTTGTTGAAATTGATGGCTGACCGGCCTGATTTCAAATACATTTCTGATATCGCGCCGGATAATGCTGCCGAATATGCACCGTTTGAAGGCCGTTATTTCTTTACTCCGAAAAAAATGGGAGCCCAGACCGAAGAGGCTAATATTAATGCCGGTCTTGCAGCTGCCCGTCAGATTGTAGCTTATCTGGAACACGGAGATGCTAAATTCAAAGTAAACAAATAA
- a CDS encoding HRDC domain-containing protein, protein METNKELDLAYRFLQYTGTNVFLTGKAGTGKTTFLQQLKTKSPKRMVVLAPTGVAAINAGGVTIHSFFQLPFGPYVPGQKAEGTTASNRYSHRFGREKIDVIRSIDLLVIDEISMVRADLLDAVSDMLCRYRDRNRPFGGVQLLLIGDLQQLSPVVKEEEWDLLKAYYDSPFFFNSKALQQTSYISIELTHVYRQVNDEFIGLLNRIRANQVDEFTLKKLNSRYIPGFVPDDTEDYITLTTHNSQAQQINDRKLEEIGFTAYSYTAEIQDNFPAFAFPTSECLVLKKGAQVMFVKNDSSPEKRYYNGKIGKVTEIGPGRIKVLCRGDKEEIEVNREEWMNTKYSVDPETKEITEQVEGIFRQYPLKTAWAITIHKSQGLTFEHAIIEASAAFTHGQVYVALSRCKTLEGLVLNSPLSSHVMIRDKAVEYFTEQVGQNRPGLPELKEAGRRYYMELVTELFDYTVLWKKLQQLAWLFGEHLAKLYPDLTGRCREVRDCCYSELTAVGEKFQNQLRQLIVRSDDYEHDSQIQERIQKGVIYFEGKMEHWVVAFLSVAQPEIDNKEIRKTIEKALEALQREADVKMETLGAAEDGFSVTAYLSARAKAAISKGKAKAKSRSKSTTGTGLASDRAEISADIRHPELYKLLRDWRKQEADALKLPAYMVMRQAALVGICNLLPADGKELLKIPGIGKKVVEKYGAKIFSLIDDYRFGTKE, encoded by the coding sequence ATGGAGACGAATAAGGAGTTGGATTTGGCTTATCGTTTTTTGCAATATACCGGTACGAATGTTTTTCTGACCGGAAAGGCGGGTACGGGTAAAACGACTTTTTTGCAACAACTGAAAACGAAATCTCCTAAACGCATGGTTGTTCTGGCACCGACGGGTGTAGCTGCAATCAATGCCGGAGGAGTGACGATACATTCTTTTTTCCAGTTGCCGTTCGGTCCTTATGTCCCTGGTCAGAAAGCAGAGGGAACAACGGCTTCGAATCGTTATTCCCACCGGTTCGGCCGGGAAAAGATAGACGTTATCCGTAGTATTGATTTGTTGGTGATCGATGAAATCAGTATGGTGCGTGCCGATTTACTGGATGCTGTAAGTGATATGCTTTGTCGCTACCGCGACCGGAACCGGCCTTTCGGCGGTGTACAATTGTTACTGATCGGGGATTTGCAACAACTGTCTCCGGTGGTAAAGGAAGAGGAATGGGATTTGCTGAAAGCATATTATGATTCGCCTTTCTTTTTTAATAGTAAAGCTTTACAGCAGACATCCTATATCAGTATAGAACTGACCCATGTGTACCGTCAGGTGAACGACGAGTTTATCGGTTTGCTCAACCGGATCCGGGCCAATCAGGTGGATGAGTTTACCTTAAAGAAGCTGAACAGTCGTTATATTCCCGGCTTCGTACCTGATGACACCGAGGATTATATTACGTTGACGACACACAATAGCCAGGCACAGCAGATCAATGACCGTAAGCTGGAGGAAATCGGGTTTACAGCATATTCGTATACGGCAGAGATTCAAGATAATTTTCCGGCTTTTGCATTTCCGACATCCGAATGTTTGGTGCTGAAAAAAGGGGCACAAGTGATGTTTGTAAAAAATGATTCTTCTCCGGAGAAGCGTTATTATAACGGTAAAATCGGAAAAGTGACGGAAATCGGTCCCGGCCGGATAAAAGTTCTTTGCCGTGGAGACAAAGAGGAAATAGAGGTAAACCGGGAAGAGTGGATGAATACAAAATATTCTGTTGATCCGGAGACCAAAGAGATAACCGAACAGGTTGAAGGTATTTTTCGGCAATATCCTTTAAAAACGGCCTGGGCCATTACCATACATAAAAGTCAGGGGTTGACGTTTGAACATGCGATTATCGAAGCTTCGGCGGCCTTTACTCACGGTCAGGTATATGTAGCGTTGAGTCGTTGTAAAACGCTGGAGGGCCTGGTATTGAATTCTCCTTTGAGCAGTCATGTTATGATCCGTGATAAGGCGGTAGAATATTTTACGGAACAGGTCGGACAAAATCGCCCGGGATTACCGGAATTGAAAGAGGCCGGTCGTCGTTATTATATGGAGTTGGTGACCGAATTATTCGATTACACGGTTTTGTGGAAGAAATTGCAGCAACTTGCCTGGTTGTTTGGAGAGCATCTGGCCAAATTGTATCCGGATTTGACGGGGCGTTGCCGGGAAGTCCGGGATTGCTGTTACAGCGAATTGACGGCTGTCGGAGAAAAGTTTCAGAATCAATTGCGTCAACTGATAGTCCGGAGTGATGATTATGAGCACGATAGTCAGATACAGGAGAGAATACAGAAAGGGGTTATCTATTTTGAAGGAAAAATGGAACATTGGGTGGTTGCGTTTTTATCTGTGGCACAACCCGAAATAGATAATAAAGAAATCCGGAAAACAATAGAGAAAGCTTTGGAAGCTTTACAGCGGGAAGCAGACGTTAAAATGGAAACTTTAGGTGCTGCGGAAGACGGATTTTCTGTAACGGCTTATTTGTCGGCGAGAGCGAAAGCCGCTATTTCTAAAGGGAAGGCGAAAGCGAAATCCAGATCTAAAAGTACGACGGGAACAGGGCTTGCTTCGGATAGAGCCGAAATTTCGGCGGATATCAGGCATCCTGAGTTATACAAGCTTTTACGGGATTGGCGGAAACAGGAAGCCGATGCCTTGAAATTGCCTGCTTATATGGTTATGCGACAAGCTGCTTTGGTCGGGATATGTAATTTGTTGCCTGCCGATGGTAAGGAATTATTAAAGATTCCGGGGATAGGGAAGAAAGTGGTAGAAAAATACGGAGCAAAAATATTCAGCCTGATTGATGATTACAGATTCGGTACAAAGGAATAA
- a CDS encoding carbamate kinase — MEKKLAVVALGGNAILRGNQKGTVAEQNQNIRETLENLVYLIRDGYNLIITHGNGPQVGNILMSDDAGVRMYGLPPMSLDMCVAYSQGQIGYMIERNLRNILKEHNLSRHVISMISQVVVDQHDPALQNPTKRVGKIYTKEEADKLHAEHGWIFKEEIKVEGGWRRVVPSPAPVDFKNAPLVERMARAGSIVITGGGGGIPVYVDAEGMLQPIEGVIDKDLASAMIGVRVKADELYILTDVPYIYKDYRKPTQEILEFLDYADTVKYLEAGMFGEGSMAPKIRACLAFVEKGGQKAVITEATKLEDRRYGSKITMHYD, encoded by the coding sequence ATGGAAAAGAAATTAGCAGTGGTGGCATTGGGAGGAAATGCGATCCTCCGGGGCAATCAGAAAGGAACTGTAGCCGAACAGAATCAAAATATACGGGAGACGTTGGAAAATTTGGTTTATTTGATCCGGGACGGTTATAATTTGATTATTACGCACGGTAACGGCCCGCAGGTCGGAAATATCTTGATGAGTGATGATGCCGGCGTGAGAATGTACGGTTTGCCTCCGATGTCGTTGGATATGTGTGTGGCTTATTCACAGGGACAGATCGGGTATATGATCGAACGGAATTTGCGCAATATATTAAAGGAGCATAATTTAAGCCGGCATGTCATCTCTATGATTTCGCAGGTTGTAGTGGACCAGCATGATCCGGCTTTACAGAATCCCACGAAGCGGGTGGGTAAGATTTATACGAAGGAAGAAGCGGATAAATTACACGCTGAGCACGGTTGGATTTTTAAGGAAGAGATAAAGGTGGAAGGCGGATGGCGTCGTGTGGTACCTTCTCCTGCGCCGGTTGATTTTAAAAATGCTCCTTTGGTAGAACGTATGGCTCGTGCTGGAAGTATCGTCATTACGGGAGGTGGCGGCGGTATACCGGTGTATGTCGATGCGGAAGGTATGTTGCAGCCGATCGAAGGTGTTATCGATAAAGATTTGGCATCGGCCATGATCGGAGTCCGGGTGAAAGCAGATGAGTTGTATATATTGACAGATGTACCTTATATATATAAGGATTATCGTAAACCGACCCAGGAAATTCTGGAATTTCTGGACTATGCGGATACTGTAAAGTATCTGGAAGCCGGTATGTTCGGTGAAGGAAGTATGGCACCCAAAATCCGGGCTTGTCTGGCTTTTGTGGAGAAAGGCGGTCAGAAAGCGGTTATTACGGAGGCCACGAAATTGGAGGACCGCCGGTACGGTTCGAAGATTACCATGCATTATGATTAA
- a CDS encoding ornithine carbamoyltransferase, giving the protein MAFNLRNRNFLKLLDFTPTEIKYLLDLAADLKKAKYAGIEQPCLKGKNIALIFEKTSTRTRCAFEVAAYDQGAHTTYLGPSGSQIGVKESMKDTARVLGRMYDGIEYRGFTQATVEELAKYAGVPVWNGLTNEFHPTQILADFLTMSEHVDKPLNQVTFAYLGDARFNMGNSLMVGGAKMGMDVRIVAPKALQPDAELIATCKEIAKETGAKVTVTDDVEAGVKGCDFLYTDVWVSMGEPAEVWAERIKLLMPYQVNAKVMEMTGNKKCKFMHCLPAYHNLETQVGRDVQKQFGLNGIEVTEEVFESPNSIVFDEAENRMHTIKAVMVATLGC; this is encoded by the coding sequence ATGGCTTTTAATTTGAGAAACAGAAATTTTCTGAAGTTGTTGGATTTTACTCCGACGGAAATTAAATATTTATTGGATTTGGCTGCTGATTTAAAGAAAGCCAAATATGCCGGTATAGAACAACCCTGTTTGAAGGGGAAGAATATAGCTTTGATATTTGAGAAGACCTCTACCCGTACACGTTGTGCTTTTGAGGTGGCCGCTTATGATCAGGGTGCGCATACGACTTATCTGGGCCCTAGCGGATCGCAGATCGGTGTAAAAGAATCGATGAAAGATACGGCACGTGTGTTGGGACGTATGTATGACGGTATTGAGTATCGCGGATTTACCCAGGCTACTGTAGAGGAACTGGCAAAATATGCCGGTGTTCCGGTATGGAACGGTTTGACAAATGAATTCCATCCGACACAGATTCTGGCTGACTTCCTTACGATGTCCGAGCATGTGGATAAACCGTTGAATCAGGTAACTTTTGCTTATTTAGGGGATGCCCGGTTTAATATGGGTAATTCTTTGATGGTCGGAGGCGCCAAAATGGGAATGGATGTACGGATCGTTGCCCCTAAAGCTTTACAACCGGATGCTGAATTGATTGCTACCTGCAAGGAAATAGCGAAAGAAACCGGAGCTAAGGTTACTGTAACGGATGATGTTGAAGCCGGTGTAAAAGGATGTGATTTCTTGTATACGGACGTGTGGGTTTCTATGGGAGAGCCTGCAGAAGTATGGGCAGAACGTATTAAATTGTTGATGCCTTATCAGGTAAATGCTAAAGTAATGGAAATGACGGGCAATAAAAAGTGTAAGTTTATGCATTGTTTACCGGCCTATCATAACCTGGAAACACAAGTGGGACGTGATGTTCAGAAACAATTCGGATTGAACGGCATTGAAGTGACAGAAGAGGTTTTCGAATCGCCGAATTCCATCGTTTTTGATGAGGCTGAAAACCGAATGCATACGATAAAAGCTGTTATGGTTGCGACATTGGGATGCTGA
- a CDS encoding STAS domain-containing protein: protein MVIKLQEKEGIKIARLAELSRFTLSITEEIKNELKPLLSIPKTKLILDLEDITFIDSSGIGCIISLVKTAKSNDSTFKICCLNKDVATVFDLLHLQMILDIYPDVEAGIQSFRE from the coding sequence ATGGTTATTAAATTGCAAGAAAAAGAGGGTATCAAAATTGCAAGGTTAGCAGAATTATCCAGATTCACTTTATCTATTACGGAAGAAATAAAAAATGAATTGAAACCATTGCTGAGTATTCCGAAAACCAAACTGATTTTAGATCTGGAAGACATCACGTTTATCGACAGTAGTGGTATCGGATGTATCATTTCTCTCGTCAAAACAGCCAAGAGTAACGATTCTACTTTCAAAATATGTTGTCTGAACAAAGACGTCGCAACAGTATTCGATCTATTGCATTTACAAATGATTCTCGATATTTATCCCGATGTGGAAGCCGGTATTCAAAGTTTCCGGGAATAA
- the gcvT gene encoding glycine cleavage system aminomethyltransferase GcvT, whose product MKTTPFTHFHEALGARMAPFAGYNMPIEYSGIKDEHLTVREKAGVFDVSHMGEFWIKGPKAFDLVQKLTSNDVAALTDGKVQYSCFPNETGGIVDDLLVYRFSAEKYLLVVNAANIEKDWNHVVKYAEEMGMKPGVDLENTSDDICQLAIQGPLALKIMQKLTKENVTDMEYYTFKEIPFAGIDKVIFSTTGYTGSGGCEVYAYNKDADKLWNAIFEAGAEFGIKPIGLGARDTLRLEAGFCLYGHEIDDEHSPIEAGLGWITKFVPGNDFINRAYHEKLKEDKPSRYLKGFEVLDKGIARQGYPIEDAEGNEIGVVCSGTVSPLTGKSIGTGYVKSGFHKLDTEIFIRVRNKALKAKIVKMPFF is encoded by the coding sequence ATGAAAACCACACCGTTTACGCATTTTCATGAAGCTTTAGGAGCAAGGATGGCTCCTTTTGCCGGATATAACATGCCGATAGAATACAGCGGAATTAAAGATGAACATCTGACTGTCCGTGAGAAAGCCGGCGTTTTTGATGTATCTCACATGGGAGAATTTTGGATAAAGGGTCCGAAAGCATTCGATTTGGTGCAAAAGCTGACTTCTAACGATGTGGCTGCTTTAACGGATGGTAAAGTGCAATACAGTTGCTTCCCGAACGAAACCGGCGGGATTGTTGACGATTTGTTGGTTTATCGTTTCAGCGCTGAAAAATATTTGCTGGTGGTTAATGCAGCCAATATTGAAAAAGACTGGAATCACGTTGTGAAGTATGCAGAAGAAATGGGTATGAAACCGGGAGTTGATCTGGAGAATACATCCGATGATATCTGTCAGTTGGCTATCCAAGGTCCTTTGGCATTGAAAATAATGCAAAAACTGACCAAGGAGAATGTTACGGATATGGAATACTATACATTTAAAGAGATTCCGTTTGCCGGAATAGATAAGGTTATTTTCTCGACAACGGGGTATACCGGATCCGGCGGTTGTGAAGTATACGCTTATAATAAGGATGCCGATAAGTTATGGAATGCCATATTTGAAGCCGGGGCAGAGTTCGGTATCAAGCCGATCGGTTTGGGAGCCCGGGATACCTTGCGTCTGGAAGCCGGTTTCTGTTTGTACGGACATGAAATCGACGACGAACATTCACCGATTGAAGCCGGTTTGGGTTGGATTACCAAGTTTGTACCGGGTAATGATTTCATCAACCGTGCTTATCATGAAAAACTGAAAGAAGATAAACCTTCCCGTTATTTGAAAGGATTTGAGGTATTGGATAAAGGTATCGCCCGTCAGGGATATCCGATTGAAGATGCCGAAGGCAATGAGATCGGTGTTGTATGTTCCGGTACGGTATCTCCTTTGACGGGGAAATCAATCGGAACCGGTTATGTAAAGAGCGGTTTTCATAAGCTTGATACGGAAATTTTTATCCGCGTAAGAAATAAAGCATTGAAAGCCAAGATTGTCAAAATGCCTTTCTTTTAA